One Rhodospirillales bacterium DNA segment encodes these proteins:
- a CDS encoding heme-binding protein, giving the protein MELEIARKMGDGALQKARALNLKPMSVFIQDARGAIRLVLTEDGASQQRAEIAYGKSNGAIAFGMGTRGLAKRVGMVPEFMSTVVHAIRGPLVPVAGGVLVKDKDGTVIGAIGISGDTADHDEACAVSGIEAVGLVAQIGD; this is encoded by the coding sequence ATGGAACTCGAAATCGCACGAAAAATGGGAGATGGCGCACTTCAAAAAGCGCGCGCGCTTAACCTGAAGCCGATGTCTGTCTTTATTCAAGATGCCAGAGGTGCCATCCGCCTTGTCCTTACCGAAGACGGGGCCAGCCAGCAGCGCGCCGAAATCGCCTATGGCAAAAGCAACGGGGCCATCGCGTTCGGGATGGGCACCCGTGGCCTTGCGAAACGGGTCGGAATGGTGCCGGAATTCATGTCCACGGTCGTCCATGCCATTCGCGGACCGCTTGTCCCCGTTGCTGGTGGCGTCTTGGTCAAGGATAAGGATGGTACTGTTATAGGTGCTATCGGGATTTCCGGCGATACGGCCGATCATGATGAAGCCTGTGCCGTTTCTGGCATTGAAGCTGTTGGTCTGGTTGCCCAAATCGGGGATTGA
- a CDS encoding DEAD/DEAH box helicase: MTNFEGVVPALAQALEKRGYSELTPVQLAVLAPELKDADALVSAQTGSGKTVAFGLNIAPTLLAGAERFERGGTPQALVVAPTRELALQVKRELEWLYAGTGASLASCVGGMDMRNERRVLERGAQIVVGTPGRLCDHIGRGSLDIKGLKAVVLDEADEMLDMGFREDLEYILKAAPDSRRTLMFSATVPRAIANLAKRYQRDAVRVSTAAEHSQHVDIEYRAMTVAPNDRENAIVNVLRYFEPKNALVFCGTRMAVNHMTSRFANRGISVVALSGELSQNERTHSLQAMRDGRAQVCIATDVAARGIDLPNLELVIHADIPKNREMLLHRSGRTGRAGRKGVCALIVPHNMRRQTERLLSNANIDAIWAKPPTADQIIANDRERILTDPTLIEDLSEDEKPFVQELLSRYSAEQIAGAFLRQQLAGQTAPEELLDVAPSEFQKKRRDDFKGGVWLSLSVGRDQNAEPRWLLPMLCRAGNITKNEIGRININQADTHVELTPACVDKFLAALGPSAKMEKTISVTRLKGAPSGAREGGRSEPRGRSSGPAGKPYQGKKPYEKKAYEKKPYEKKPYEKKPYEKKPYEKKPYEKKPYDKDARDKKPFEKKPYEKKTYADRPRPSRDPSVPARGFVKRPESDDGSAKPWEKRKKKSAAIDGIVQPWDKPKKKTKAKKPHKKKLAKLAAKQNVGGGGAPKGGFATPKRKNPRD, encoded by the coding sequence ATGACAAATTTTGAAGGTGTCGTCCCGGCGCTTGCTCAGGCATTGGAAAAACGTGGTTATTCCGAGTTGACCCCCGTGCAATTGGCCGTTTTGGCCCCGGAACTGAAAGATGCCGATGCGTTGGTGTCGGCCCAGACCGGGTCTGGCAAGACCGTGGCCTTTGGCCTGAACATCGCGCCAACCCTGCTGGCGGGCGCGGAACGCTTTGAAAGAGGCGGTACCCCCCAGGCATTGGTGGTCGCACCAACCCGCGAGCTGGCCTTGCAGGTGAAACGCGAACTGGAATGGTTGTATGCGGGCACGGGCGCGTCTTTGGCGTCCTGTGTTGGTGGCATGGACATGCGCAATGAACGCCGTGTGCTGGAACGCGGTGCCCAGATCGTGGTGGGAACCCCCGGCCGGCTGTGTGATCACATCGGGCGTGGGTCTTTGGACATCAAGGGATTGAAAGCCGTGGTGTTGGACGAAGCCGATGAAATGTTGGATATGGGCTTTCGTGAAGACCTGGAATATATCCTGAAAGCCGCCCCTGACAGCCGCCGGACCTTGATGTTTTCGGCAACCGTGCCGCGGGCAATTGCTAATTTGGCAAAACGCTATCAGCGCGATGCGGTTCGTGTCAGCACGGCAGCGGAGCATTCACAGCATGTTGATATTGAATACCGCGCCATGACCGTTGCCCCGAACGATCGGGAAAATGCCATCGTCAATGTGTTGCGTTATTTTGAGCCCAAAAATGCGCTCGTGTTTTGTGGCACCCGGATGGCGGTCAATCATATGACCAGTCGTTTTGCCAACCGTGGGATTTCCGTGGTGGCGTTGTCTGGTGAATTAAGCCAGAACGAACGCACCCATTCCTTACAAGCCATGCGCGATGGCCGCGCACAGGTGTGCATCGCCACCGACGTTGCTGCGCGCGGCATTGATCTGCCAAATCTTGAACTGGTTATTCACGCAGACATTCCTAAAAACCGCGAGATGTTGTTGCACAGAAGCGGGCGAACAGGCCGTGCCGGGCGCAAGGGTGTTTGTGCCTTGATCGTGCCCCATAACATGCGCCGACAAACAGAACGTTTGTTGAGCAATGCCAACATTGACGCGATCTGGGCAAAGCCGCCAACGGCCGATCAAATTATTGCCAATGATCGCGAACGCATCCTGACCGATCCCACATTGATTGAGGATTTGAGCGAGGATGAAAAACCCTTCGTCCAGGAACTGTTGTCGCGATATAGCGCCGAACAGATTGCCGGTGCTTTCCTGCGCCAGCAACTGGCAGGCCAGACCGCACCGGAAGAATTGCTGGATGTGGCACCGTCTGAATTTCAGAAAAAACGCCGCGATGATTTCAAAGGCGGCGTGTGGTTGTCGCTTTCGGTCGGTCGTGATCAAAATGCAGAACCGCGCTGGTTGTTACCCATGCTGTGTCGTGCGGGCAACATTACCAAAAATGAAATCGGGCGGATCAATATCAATCAGGCCGATACCCATGTGGAATTGACGCCGGCTTGTGTGGATAAATTTCTGGCAGCCCTTGGCCCCAGTGCGAAGATGGAAAAGACCATTTCCGTGACGCGCCTGAAAGGTGCGCCATCTGGTGCCAGAGAAGGTGGCCGAAGTGAGCCCAGAGGGCGGTCCAGCGGTCCGGCCGGAAAACCCTATCAGGGCAAAAAGCCTTACGAGAAGAAAGCTTACGAGAAAAAGCCGTACGAGAAAAAGCCGTACGAGAAAAAACCGTATGAGAAAAAACCGTATGAGAAAAAACCGTATGAGAAAAAACCGTACGATAAGGATGCTCGCGATAAAAAGCCCTTTGAGAAAAAGCCTTACGAGAAAAAAACGTATGCTGATCGGCCGCGTCCATCTCGTGATCCATCGGTTCCAGCAAGAGGGTTTGTAAAAAGGCCTGAATCTGATGATGGGTCTGCAAAGCCTTGGGAAAAGCGCAAGAAAAAATCAGCTGCAATTGATGGGATTGTTCAGCCTTGGGACAAGCCCAAGAAAAAGACCAAGGCAAAAAAACCCCATAAGAAAAAGCTGGCTAAATTGGCTGCGAAGCAAAATGTCGGCGGCGGTGGTGCCCCTAAAGGCGGGTTTGCCACGCCAAAGCGGAAAAACCCTCGGGATTAG
- a CDS encoding pyridoxamine 5'-phosphate oxidase family protein → MAFSQKIKDLIFNAHADNCVCMLATIGDDGPSISPKGSMIILDDQHLAYWERAKLSSLDNLRKNPEVAVMYSNRDAAQRGDFDAPGGIYRFYGTAEIHECGAYRDKIRTLLQPREIDHPGAEEGFAIVITLTRAETLNGDPVN, encoded by the coding sequence ATGGCATTCAGTCAAAAAATCAAGGACCTGATTTTTAATGCCCATGCTGACAATTGTGTCTGCATGCTCGCCACCATCGGCGATGATGGCCCCTCCATCAGCCCCAAGGGCTCGATGATCATCCTTGATGATCAACATCTGGCTTATTGGGAACGCGCCAAACTATCCAGTCTGGATAACCTTCGGAAAAACCCAGAGGTTGCGGTGATGTACAGCAACCGGGATGCAGCCCAGCGCGGCGACTTCGATGCCCCCGGCGGCATCTATCGGTTTTACGGCACGGCAGAAATTCATGAATGCGGCGCGTATCGCGACAAAATCCGCACGCTGTTGCAGCCCCGCGAAATCGACCACCCCGGCGCCGAAGAAGGCTTCGCCATCGTCATCACCCTAACCCGCGCCGAAACCCTAAACGGCGACCCGGTGAATTAG